One genomic region from Kineobactrum salinum encodes:
- a CDS encoding CbbQ/NirQ/NorQ/GpvN family protein, translated as MPLDGTHKFAADEPVEEPYYLPTGNEISLFEQCHAQKLAVMLKGPTGCGKTRLVEHMAWRLKRPLITIACHDDLAASDLIGRFLIRHNGTEWQDGPLTRAVREGAICYLDEVVEARQDTVVVLHALTDHRRMLPIDKTVETVPAAPGFQLVVSYNPGYQRMLKDMKPSTRQRFVALDLDFPPLEHEAAIVERESGTDPATAHALVSLAQRIRSLRDRGLAEVPSTRLLIATATLARNGIPIHDACYAGLVSPLSDDESLVGAMRDLVDATFI; from the coding sequence GTGCCACTTGATGGCACCCACAAGTTCGCTGCAGATGAGCCGGTAGAGGAGCCCTATTATCTCCCCACCGGCAATGAAATCAGCCTGTTTGAACAGTGTCATGCGCAGAAACTGGCCGTCATGCTCAAGGGGCCGACCGGCTGTGGCAAAACCCGCCTGGTGGAGCACATGGCCTGGAGGCTCAAGCGCCCCCTGATCACCATCGCCTGCCACGACGACCTTGCTGCCAGCGACCTTATCGGCCGTTTCCTTATTCGTCACAATGGTACCGAATGGCAGGATGGACCATTGACCCGGGCGGTCCGGGAAGGCGCCATCTGTTATCTCGACGAAGTGGTCGAGGCGCGCCAGGATACCGTGGTGGTGCTGCACGCACTCACCGACCACAGACGCATGCTGCCCATCGACAAAACGGTCGAAACAGTCCCGGCCGCACCGGGTTTTCAGCTGGTGGTGTCCTACAACCCCGGCTATCAACGCATGCTGAAAGACATGAAGCCCAGTACGCGGCAGCGATTCGTGGCACTGGACCTTGATTTCCCCCCCCTGGAACACGAAGCGGCCATTGTTGAGCGGGAGAGCGGCACCGACCCCGCCACGGCCCATGCGCTTGTTTCCCTGGCACAGCGCATTCGAAGTTTGCGGGACCGGGGCCTGGCAGAGGTCCCCAGCACACGCTTGCTGATCGCCACCGCGACCCTGGCGCGGAACGGTATCCCCATCCACGACGCCTGTTACGCGGGGCTGGTTTCTCCTTTATCCGATGATGAATCCCTGGTCGGTGCCATGCGCGATCTGGTCGACGCGACATTCATATAG
- a CDS encoding c-type cytochrome: MLTLDSHRQFPELTQSKNITPAVIHGKDVWHKYNCINCHTLFGEGAYYAPDLTKITQHRSEPYLQAYMRDPSRFYDEQTHRRLMPKQDLSDEEITDLIAFLDWVSNVDNQGWPPRPILVTGSFVPGADTVTAAERDIDPDKPPPGVTPVTEADDIRARGQKVFRMASPACNACHSTAPGADMAGPTMAGIVSRATQTLQSGDYQGAATDVEGYIRESIVDPSAHLVEGAMYSANGTSFMPTTYNDSLTDEEIDQLVAYLTTFK; encoded by the coding sequence GTGCTGACGCTGGACAGCCACCGGCAATTTCCCGAATTGACTCAATCCAAGAATATCACGCCAGCAGTCATCCACGGCAAGGATGTCTGGCATAAATATAACTGCATAAACTGCCACACGCTTTTTGGGGAAGGCGCCTACTACGCGCCGGACCTGACCAAGATCACCCAGCACCGGAGCGAGCCCTACCTGCAGGCGTACATGCGTGACCCCTCCAGGTTTTACGACGAACAGACGCACCGCCGCTTGATGCCCAAACAGGATTTGAGCGACGAAGAAATTACCGATCTGATCGCATTTCTGGACTGGGTCAGCAATGTGGACAACCAGGGTTGGCCGCCGCGGCCGATTCTGGTGACCGGCAGCTTCGTACCCGGCGCTGACACTGTGACCGCGGCAGAACGTGACATTGACCCGGACAAACCCCCGCCCGGAGTCACCCCCGTAACCGAAGCCGATGATATCCGCGCCCGGGGCCAGAAAGTATTTCGTATGGCCTCTCCGGCGTGTAATGCCTGCCATTCAACGGCGCCCGGTGCCGACATGGCGGGACCAACCATGGCCGGCATCGTCTCGCGGGCGACACAAACGCTGCAATCCGGTGACTATCAGGGCGCAGCAACGGACGTTGAAGGCTATATTCGCGAGTCGATCGTTGACCCCAGCGCCCATCTTGTTGAGGGAGCGATGTATTCGGCGAACGGCACCTCATTTATGCCTACTACGTACAATGACAGCCTGACAGATGAAGAGATTGATCAACTGGTCGCCTATTTGACCACGTTCAAGTAA
- a CDS encoding ABC transporter permease: protein MLVLRRVFALAPAEAMRPPTPPDFSHSLSFGPRLRAVLDQPSRMVLRNLIRQPGRAVLAVLGIALGMALSVSMLSVMSAFNKTLEVNFGVVDRSDATVSFIEPLGDQTLFALARMQGVLQVEPLRAVAVIFRNGRRSYRGSITALEAKPHLFRALDDALRPLDIRADGIILSRALADELAIEPGDELLVDVREGRRPQLSIAVVGIADTLLGSPAFMELAALNRLLREPHRVSGAYLRIDSAASDRLYREIKDMPVVAGVTLSEDSRASFQQQMDTGAGAMRYVMAVIAAVITFGIVYNSARIAFAERARDLASLRVVGLTRAEVGFVLLGELGLLTLLALPVGSVLGYYFSLAVAAGFSTDLYRVPVEFVPASHGTAALAVLSAAIISGLLVKRDINRLDLVSALKTRE, encoded by the coding sequence GTGCTGGTACTGCGACGGGTGTTTGCGCTGGCGCCGGCGGAAGCCATGCGGCCGCCGACGCCACCGGATTTCAGCCACTCCCTGAGTTTTGGCCCACGCCTGAGAGCAGTGCTGGACCAGCCCAGCCGGATGGTCCTGCGCAACCTGATACGGCAGCCCGGCCGGGCGGTTCTGGCGGTGCTGGGCATAGCTTTGGGTATGGCGCTTTCGGTGTCCATGTTGAGTGTGATGAGTGCCTTCAACAAAACCCTGGAAGTGAATTTTGGCGTAGTGGATCGCAGTGACGCGACGGTCAGTTTCATTGAGCCGTTGGGCGATCAGACTCTGTTCGCGCTGGCCCGGATGCAGGGCGTACTGCAGGTAGAACCGTTGCGCGCGGTAGCAGTGATTTTTCGCAACGGCCGCCGCAGCTATCGCGGCTCCATCACTGCCCTGGAAGCCAAACCCCATTTGTTCCGGGCACTGGATGATGCCCTGCGGCCGCTGGACATACGGGCTGATGGCATTATTCTGTCCCGCGCACTGGCGGATGAGCTGGCAATCGAGCCGGGAGACGAACTGCTGGTTGATGTCCGCGAAGGACGGCGTCCCCAGCTGAGCATAGCGGTGGTCGGCATCGCCGACACTCTGCTGGGATCGCCTGCTTTCATGGAGTTGGCCGCGCTTAACCGCTTGCTGCGTGAACCCCATCGCGTCTCCGGTGCTTATTTGCGCATAGACAGCGCCGCCAGCGATCGTCTGTACCGGGAAATCAAGGATATGCCAGTCGTGGCCGGGGTCACCCTGAGCGAGGACAGTCGCGCATCCTTCCAGCAACAGATGGATACCGGCGCTGGCGCCATGCGCTATGTGATGGCAGTCATCGCCGCTGTGATTACTTTTGGTATTGTCTACAATAGCGCTCGCATAGCCTTCGCGGAACGGGCGCGGGATCTGGCGAGTCTACGGGTGGTGGGGCTCACCCGGGCCGAGGTCGGCTTTGTGCTGTTGGGCGAGCTGGGCCTGCTCACGCTGCTGGCGCTGCCAGTGGGCTCGGTGCTGGGTTATTATTTTTCCCTCGCAGTGGCGGCGGGCTTCAGTACGGACCTGTACCGTGTGCCGGTGGAATTTGTACCGGCAAGCCATGGTACCGCGGCGCTGGCCGTACTGTCGGCGGCGATCATCTCCGGGCTCCTGGTGAAGCGAGACATCAATCGCCTGGACCTGGTATCGGCCCTCAAAACACGAGAGTAG
- a CDS encoding ABC transporter ATP-binding protein yields the protein MSRPLDKSLPAFRTRSLAKVYGEGPSVVHALRGVTLELPAGELVVLLGASGSGKSTLLNILGGLDAPSSGQLFFFDRELTAMDEQRLTRYRRHHVGFVFQFYNLMPSLTARENVELVTEIADNPLDPGEALARVGLDQRANHFPSELSGGEQQRVAIARAIAKRPTVLFCDEPTGALDSTTGRAVLRVLQDVNQDLETTVLIVTHAAATAAMAHRVIHFADGDIREVVRNSAVSNAEDIEW from the coding sequence ATGTCCCGACCCCTGGATAAATCCCTGCCCGCATTTCGTACCAGGAGTCTGGCCAAGGTCTATGGCGAAGGGCCGTCCGTTGTCCATGCGCTGCGCGGAGTGACGCTTGAGCTGCCCGCCGGGGAACTGGTCGTGTTACTGGGTGCATCGGGCAGCGGTAAGTCCACTCTACTGAATATTCTCGGTGGGCTGGATGCACCCTCCAGTGGCCAGCTGTTTTTTTTCGACCGGGAACTGACGGCGATGGACGAACAGCGCCTGACCCGCTACCGGCGCCACCATGTCGGGTTTGTGTTCCAGTTCTACAACCTGATGCCCAGCCTGACCGCGCGCGAGAATGTGGAGCTTGTGACCGAGATTGCCGACAATCCGCTGGACCCGGGCGAGGCGCTGGCAAGGGTGGGATTGGATCAGCGGGCCAACCATTTTCCCTCGGAGCTGTCCGGCGGCGAGCAGCAGCGGGTCGCGATTGCCCGCGCCATCGCCAAGCGGCCGACGGTGCTGTTCTGCGATGAGCCCACCGGCGCACTGGACAGCACCACCGGACGCGCCGTGCTGCGTGTACTGCAGGATGTTAACCAGGACTTGGAGACCACCGTGCTTATCGTCACCCATGCGGCCGCCACTGCGGCCATGGCGCACCGGGTGATTCACTTCGCCGATGGCGACATCCGCGAGGTGGTGCGCAACAGCGCGGTGAGCAATGCCGAGGATATCGAGTGGTGA
- a CDS encoding cbb3-type cytochrome c oxidase subunit I — protein MRYKSQSVAYWYFAVAMVLFGLQLVFGLLSATKYLGPDPLLYILPFDVTKVIHTNLLIVWVLTGFMGATYWMVPEESRSELHSVKLAYIQLILWTLMGVTAIIGYLFRYGTGNKLLEQPLPHKLVIVVCMLIFLYNIGMTIKKSGRFTTTEGVLVLGLASSAVLFFPALLHYENYTVSIFYRWWTIHLWVEGVWMMIMGAFLAYLLIRLSGADREVMEKWLYVIVGLVFIAGILGTAHHYYWVGVPQYWLPIGGFFSALEPLALAGMAAYAYAAMRRSGLAHPNTLALHWTIGSAVFALFGAGLLGLAHTWPSVNKWTHGTLVTAMHGHAAFYGAYAMIVLAMITYALPAMTHGRREQGSSMGYWAFWLQISGMFGMTLSFATAGIGQVYLERIMGMGYLDAQLKIQVHFLMLIATASVFTIGVALFIVDFFRYAPRFQLSQEPDPELDTTSPSSAT, from the coding sequence ATGAGGTACAAATCCCAGTCGGTCGCTTATTGGTACTTTGCAGTGGCAATGGTGCTGTTCGGTTTGCAGCTGGTTTTTGGTCTCCTTTCGGCGACCAAATATCTGGGACCGGACCCACTGCTCTATATACTGCCGTTCGACGTCACCAAGGTCATTCACACCAACCTGCTGATTGTGTGGGTGCTCACCGGTTTCATGGGGGCCACCTACTGGATGGTCCCGGAGGAATCCCGCAGCGAACTGCACAGCGTCAAGCTCGCGTATATTCAACTGATTCTGTGGACCTTGATGGGCGTCACTGCGATTATCGGCTACCTGTTTCGCTACGGCACCGGCAATAAGCTGCTGGAACAGCCACTGCCCCATAAACTGGTGATTGTCGTCTGCATGCTGATATTCCTGTACAACATTGGCATGACAATCAAAAAGTCCGGTCGCTTTACCACCACCGAGGGGGTATTGGTTCTGGGTCTGGCGAGCTCAGCCGTGCTGTTTTTCCCCGCGCTGTTGCACTACGAAAACTATACCGTTTCCATTTTCTATCGCTGGTGGACCATTCACCTCTGGGTCGAAGGCGTGTGGATGATGATTATGGGGGCATTCCTCGCCTACCTGTTGATCCGGCTTTCCGGCGCTGATCGCGAGGTGATGGAAAAGTGGCTGTATGTGATTGTCGGTCTGGTCTTTATTGCCGGCATTCTGGGCACCGCCCATCACTACTACTGGGTGGGCGTCCCGCAATACTGGCTGCCCATCGGCGGGTTTTTCAGCGCCCTGGAGCCACTGGCCCTGGCCGGCATGGCGGCCTATGCCTATGCGGCGATGCGCCGTTCGGGTTTGGCGCACCCCAACACCCTGGCGTTGCACTGGACCATAGGCAGCGCGGTATTTGCGTTGTTCGGTGCCGGTCTGCTGGGCCTGGCCCATACCTGGCCCTCTGTCAACAAATGGACCCACGGGACCCTGGTCACTGCGATGCATGGTCACGCTGCCTTCTACGGCGCCTATGCCATGATAGTGCTGGCGATGATTACCTACGCCCTGCCGGCCATGACCCATGGCCGTCGTGAGCAGGGCAGCAGCATGGGCTACTGGGCGTTCTGGCTGCAGATATCCGGCATGTTCGGCATGACGTTGTCGTTTGCAACGGCCGGGATCGGACAGGTCTATCTGGAGCGCATCATGGGCATGGGTTATCTGGATGCACAGCTGAAAATTCAGGTGCACTTCCTGATGCTCATCGCCACCGCCTCCGTGTTTACCATCGGTGTCGCGCTGTTTATTGTCGATTTCTTCCGCTACGCGCCGCGTTTCCAGCTGAGCCAGGAGCCCGATCCGGAGCTTGACACTACGAGCCCCAGCAGTGCCACTTGA
- a CDS encoding efflux RND transporter periplasmic adaptor subunit: MARRQSRTWITLGAALLLSLLLAYAFWPRPTLVDLGQTAREAMMVTIDEEARTRVRDAYSVSAPVDGRLLRVELEAGDTVTGGDTVIARMLPRNVSPLDSRSRGEALAALDAAAASLRMAQADLDRAIAEREWADRELERIGKLFASEQASEAERDEARRAARTLTAAQKTAAAAVAMREAELANARARLISFADNDADRAGHDGSAAAIALTAPVSGRVLQILQESETTVAAGTPILEIGDTENDLEIIVELLSTDAVQVAAGNRVLVEHWGGAGTLEGTVERVEPWGFTKFSALGVEEQRVNAVIRFRGPPARRRSLGHGYRVETRIVVWEDDSALTAPSSALFRDGERWAVFVVENNRARLTPVEAGHNNGLQAQILDGLEPGQTVVLYPGPGLEDGTRVAQRRLE; encoded by the coding sequence ATGGCGCGACGACAGTCCCGAACTTGGATTACGCTTGGCGCGGCGCTGCTGTTGTCACTGCTGCTGGCCTATGCATTCTGGCCCCGTCCCACCCTAGTGGATCTCGGCCAGACCGCGCGCGAGGCGATGATGGTCACGATCGATGAGGAGGCCCGTACCCGGGTACGCGATGCCTACAGCGTGTCCGCGCCTGTTGACGGACGCCTGCTGCGGGTGGAACTGGAGGCAGGGGACACTGTGACGGGCGGGGACACCGTCATCGCCCGCATGTTGCCGCGGAACGTGTCTCCGCTGGACAGCCGCAGCCGGGGCGAAGCGCTGGCTGCGCTGGATGCCGCTGCAGCCTCGTTGCGCATGGCCCAGGCGGATCTGGACCGGGCCATTGCGGAACGGGAATGGGCTGACCGGGAACTGGAGCGGATAGGCAAACTGTTTGCCAGTGAACAGGCATCCGAGGCTGAGCGCGACGAGGCGCGGCGAGCCGCACGTACACTGACGGCAGCGCAGAAAACCGCTGCCGCGGCCGTGGCTATGCGAGAGGCAGAGCTCGCCAATGCCCGGGCCCGCCTGATCAGTTTTGCCGACAATGACGCCGACCGGGCCGGGCACGACGGCTCCGCTGCCGCCATCGCGCTGACAGCACCTGTGTCGGGACGCGTGCTGCAGATCCTGCAGGAGAGCGAGACCACAGTGGCGGCCGGCACCCCGATTCTGGAAATCGGAGATACCGAGAACGACCTCGAAATCATTGTCGAGCTGCTGTCCACCGATGCGGTGCAGGTCGCAGCCGGCAATCGGGTGCTGGTGGAGCATTGGGGCGGCGCGGGTACCCTCGAAGGCACCGTAGAGCGGGTGGAGCCCTGGGGCTTTACCAAGTTTTCAGCGCTGGGTGTGGAGGAACAGCGGGTCAATGCGGTTATCCGCTTTCGCGGCCCGCCCGCCCGGCGCCGCAGCCTGGGGCACGGCTACAGGGTAGAAACCAGAATCGTGGTGTGGGAGGACGACAGCGCGCTCACCGCGCCCTCCAGTGCGCTGTTTCGCGACGGTGAGCGCTGGGCGGTGTTTGTGGTAGAGAACAACAGGGCCAGACTGACACCGGTCGAGGCAGGCCACAATAATGGTCTGCAGGCGCAGATTCTGGACGGGCTCGAGCCCGGTCAAACGGTGGTGCTGTACCCGGGTCCCGGATTGGAGGATGGCACCAGAGTTGCCCAGCGCCGGTTGGAGTAA
- a CDS encoding PEP-CTERM sorting domain-containing protein, with amino-acid sequence MKKKSLWRGLSLAVLTALPFSVNATIITSGWVFPSNPSTLENNTGQVRVGYSGNEGSLEVNASSDGNGITSATGSGLIIGTGVGSSGTVTVSGDGNSGSARIDISDGIGIRNSQGGSGTLNINNGGVVAGQESHVYLGGQGLTATAGNATTNIDGAGSVLKSQQGSAGASWDRDGGRVYVGFDGQSSSTVNITNGGLLEALSGKVGDSGDDGSIWVGTSADAGSTSIVNVDGAGSAMNADNYVEVGGRSAEVDAELNITNGGSVEVTDGYADSSVTDIDMYVSSFPVDGSSTVTVNGSGSSLTADDVQIGGTTAIVGFTDSGTPVVTPDWSALVEGQQVTDENGNLIYDSEGNPVLAAMVDFGSSSTLLPETYADGEQIYVKNSGSIIVENQGQMVSETIDVSENNPDAQALDGQVATLTARDGGVINGDVNVFTDGVLNGDGTIVGDVLVDGGVVAPGNSPGTLTVQGDLNLSAGFLELEIGEIFSDSLNVMGDLQIGSDFMFSLFFDFNPVDYILALEDLFNVTESFIVSTGFSLENNLQVSGLGRGSSLTTRFFGDEVTFINDEPSPVPEPSSIAILSLGLAGLLFMAKPRHLSRRRQNKL; translated from the coding sequence ATGAAGAAAAAAAGTCTTTGGCGCGGCCTGTCGCTGGCAGTTCTGACCGCGCTCCCGTTCTCGGTGAATGCCACGATTATCACCTCCGGTTGGGTTTTCCCGTCAAACCCCTCGACGCTGGAAAACAATACTGGCCAGGTGAGAGTCGGCTATAGTGGAAACGAAGGCAGTCTGGAAGTAAATGCCTCATCCGACGGCAACGGGATTACATCGGCCACCGGCAGTGGCTTGATCATCGGTACCGGGGTGGGGTCCAGCGGCACGGTCACTGTGTCGGGAGACGGCAATTCGGGATCGGCCCGTATCGATATCAGCGACGGCATCGGTATCAGGAATAGCCAGGGTGGCAGCGGGACGCTGAATATCAACAACGGTGGTGTGGTAGCGGGGCAGGAGTCCCATGTATACCTCGGCGGACAGGGGCTCACTGCTACTGCGGGCAATGCCACCACCAACATTGACGGTGCCGGCTCGGTTCTGAAATCCCAGCAGGGTTCGGCGGGAGCGAGCTGGGATCGCGACGGCGGCCGAGTTTATGTCGGCTTCGATGGCCAGTCCAGCAGCACAGTCAACATCACCAACGGCGGATTGCTGGAAGCATTGAGCGGCAAGGTCGGTGATAGCGGGGACGACGGCAGCATCTGGGTCGGCACCAGTGCCGATGCGGGATCGACCTCCATCGTCAACGTGGACGGTGCCGGCTCCGCAATGAACGCGGACAATTATGTGGAAGTGGGCGGCAGAAGCGCGGAAGTCGATGCCGAGCTTAATATCACCAACGGTGGCTCGGTGGAAGTCACGGACGGATACGCGGACAGCAGCGTTACCGATATCGATATGTACGTATCGTCCTTCCCGGTTGATGGGAGTTCCACGGTCACCGTCAACGGCAGCGGCTCTTCGCTGACGGCGGATGATGTCCAGATTGGCGGCACCACCGCTATTGTGGGTTTTACTGACTCGGGGACCCCGGTGGTAACTCCCGATTGGAGTGCCCTGGTCGAGGGTCAGCAGGTGACCGACGAGAACGGCAACCTGATCTACGACAGCGAGGGCAATCCGGTGCTGGCCGCGATGGTGGATTTCGGCTCCAGCTCGACTTTGTTGCCGGAAACCTATGCCGACGGCGAGCAGATATATGTCAAGAACTCCGGCTCGATTATCGTGGAGAACCAGGGGCAAATGGTATCTGAAACCATCGATGTTTCGGAGAACAATCCCGACGCGCAAGCACTCGACGGCCAGGTCGCCACGCTGACTGCGCGGGATGGCGGTGTCATCAACGGTGACGTGAACGTCTTTACGGACGGGGTGTTGAATGGCGATGGCACCATCGTCGGCGACGTTCTTGTGGACGGTGGCGTAGTGGCTCCCGGCAACTCTCCGGGAACGCTGACGGTCCAGGGCGACTTGAACCTGAGTGCCGGTTTTCTGGAGCTGGAAATCGGCGAGATTTTCAGTGATTCGCTGAACGTGATGGGTGATCTTCAGATTGGTTCCGACTTCATGTTCTCGCTGTTTTTTGACTTCAACCCTGTGGACTATATCCTTGCCCTGGAGGACTTGTTCAATGTAACGGAGTCGTTCATTGTATCCACCGGATTCAGTTTGGAGAACAACCTGCAGGTATCCGGCCTGGGCCGTGGCTCCAGCTTGACCACCAGGTTTTTTGGTGACGAGGTAACATTCATCAATGATGAACCCTCCCCGGTGCCCGAGCCGTCCTCGATCGCCATTCTCTCACTGGGACTTGCGGGGCTGTTGTTCATGGCGAAGCCGCGTCATTTATCCCGACGCCGTCAGAATAAACTCTGA
- a CDS encoding nitric oxide reductase activation protein NorD encodes MVQADEPHQHAEDPMGLQRPTDRDEETSAEEFGDMVSELPEARLVTTPGRPKEVLLSDDPPDARARRELKAAVAEGRGISYPEWDYRARIYREHGATVRLLSVPEGSQQWVDDTLAAHESMLNSIRRRFEMLRARRVWHRKQLDGDEVDLDAYIDSYADLRAGNPMAEGLYQTRRTADRDTAITLLIDNSGSTDSWVSANRRIIDVEREALLLVCIALEGLGEPYSVQAFSGEGPHAVTVRQIKSFEESYSNEVALRISSLEPEHYTRAGAAIRHASVGLMRQPAAHRLLLLLSDGKPNDKDNYEGRYGVEDMRQAVTEASLQGISPFCLTIDRQAANYLPRIFGAHHYALLPKPELLPMVLLDWMKRLVMA; translated from the coding sequence ATGGTACAGGCGGATGAACCGCACCAGCACGCCGAGGATCCCATGGGCCTGCAGCGGCCCACTGACAGGGACGAGGAAACCAGTGCCGAGGAATTTGGCGATATGGTCTCGGAGCTGCCGGAAGCTCGCCTGGTGACCACGCCGGGGCGTCCCAAAGAAGTGCTGTTGTCTGACGATCCGCCCGATGCCCGGGCCCGGCGGGAACTCAAGGCCGCAGTTGCCGAAGGCCGGGGAATCAGTTATCCCGAGTGGGACTACCGGGCGCGGATCTACCGTGAACATGGCGCCACGGTACGGCTACTGTCCGTCCCCGAAGGTTCGCAACAGTGGGTGGATGATACCCTGGCCGCCCATGAATCCATGCTCAACAGTATCCGCCGGCGTTTTGAAATGCTGCGTGCCAGGCGCGTCTGGCATCGCAAACAGCTCGATGGCGATGAAGTCGACCTGGATGCCTATATCGACAGCTACGCTGACTTGCGAGCCGGCAACCCCATGGCTGAAGGCCTTTACCAGACACGCCGTACCGCGGATCGTGACACCGCCATTACCTTGTTGATAGATAACAGCGGCTCCACCGACAGCTGGGTTTCCGCCAACCGGCGCATCATTGATGTAGAGCGGGAAGCCCTGCTGCTGGTGTGTATTGCACTGGAAGGTCTCGGTGAACCCTACTCGGTACAGGCATTTTCTGGTGAAGGACCGCACGCGGTTACCGTGCGGCAGATAAAATCCTTTGAAGAAAGCTACAGCAACGAGGTGGCACTGCGGATCAGTTCCCTCGAACCGGAACATTACACCCGCGCCGGCGCCGCCATCCGCCACGCCAGCGTGGGCCTGATGCGTCAACCCGCGGCGCACAGATTGCTGCTGCTACTGTCCGATGGCAAGCCCAATGACAAGGATAATTACGAGGGACGCTACGGAGTCGAGGACATGCGCCAGGCCGTCACTGAAGCCAGCCTGCAGGGCATTTCCCCGTTTTGCCTGACCATCGACCGGCAAGCGGCCAACTACCTGCCGCGCATATTCGGCGCCCATCACTATGCCCTGCTGCCCAAGCCGGAATTGCTGCCGATGGTGTTGCTGGACTGGATGAAGCGTCTGGTGATGGCCTAG
- a CDS encoding ABC transporter permease, whose translation MLDHKLGRDLWRVKGQGLAIVLVIALGVMMLVMMDGLVNSLEETRRTYYERYRLAQIFAPLKRAPRQLLDVLAAMPEIAALEGRINGGALISLPGQAVPVRAQAVSLPEFREPALNAVYLAAGRQLDATRPDEILLLQGFADAHGLRPGDELSATMHGSRRRFTIVGLAQAPEFLYTTAPGELVPDDARFAVMWMNERALEAAFDLDGAFNEVLVAPARGASEQALIDRLDQLLAAYGGTGAYGLEDQLSNRFIVEEIEGLQVSSRTVPPVFLAVAAFLLYIVTSRMVQAERDQIGLLKSFGRTGLEVGLHYFKFTLIIAVGGALLGCGLGMLAGRSLSGFYQEFYKFPFLLFRVDPAAFVTGFTVSVLSASAGACWYCDGCLRWRRRKPCGRRRHRISATP comes from the coding sequence ATGCTGGACCACAAGCTGGGGCGGGATCTTTGGCGGGTCAAGGGCCAGGGGCTGGCTATTGTGCTGGTGATTGCGCTGGGCGTGATGATGCTGGTGATGATGGATGGCCTGGTCAATTCACTGGAGGAGACCCGGCGCACTTACTACGAGCGCTATCGCCTGGCGCAGATATTTGCGCCGCTAAAACGGGCACCGCGGCAGCTCCTCGACGTATTGGCCGCCATGCCCGAGATCGCAGCACTGGAGGGGCGAATCAATGGCGGCGCTCTGATCAGCCTGCCCGGACAGGCGGTGCCGGTACGGGCCCAGGCTGTCTCGCTGCCGGAATTCCGCGAGCCGGCACTGAATGCGGTCTACCTCGCCGCTGGCCGGCAGCTCGATGCCACCCGACCCGATGAAATTCTGTTGCTGCAGGGCTTTGCCGATGCCCATGGCCTGCGTCCCGGAGACGAATTGTCGGCGACAATGCACGGCTCCCGGCGCCGCTTCACGATCGTGGGCCTGGCCCAGGCGCCGGAGTTTCTGTACACCACTGCGCCCGGAGAACTGGTGCCGGACGATGCCCGCTTTGCGGTAATGTGGATGAACGAGCGTGCCCTTGAGGCAGCGTTTGATCTCGACGGGGCCTTTAATGAAGTACTTGTCGCACCGGCCCGCGGCGCCAGCGAACAGGCGCTGATAGACCGCCTCGACCAGCTATTGGCGGCCTACGGTGGCACCGGCGCCTACGGCCTGGAGGACCAGCTGTCGAACCGCTTCATCGTTGAGGAGATTGAGGGCCTGCAGGTGTCCAGCCGCACCGTGCCGCCGGTGTTTCTCGCAGTGGCGGCTTTTTTGCTCTACATCGTTACCTCGCGCATGGTACAGGCTGAACGCGACCAGATCGGGCTGTTGAAGTCTTTTGGTCGCACGGGTCTGGAGGTGGGCCTGCACTATTTCAAGTTCACCCTGATCATCGCTGTCGGCGGAGCCTTGCTCGGCTGTGGTCTGGGCATGCTGGCAGGTAGGAGCCTGAGCGGCTTCTACCAGGAATTCTACAAATTTCCATTCCTGCTGTTCCGGGTCGATCCGGCGGCCTTCGTCACCGGCTTCACAGTCAGTGTACTGTCCGCTTCGGCGGGGGCGTGCTGGTACTGCGACGGGTGTTTGCGCTGGCGCCGGCGGAAGCCATGCGGCCGCCGACGCCACCGGATTTCAGCCACTCCCTGA